In Mycolicibacterium phocaicum, one DNA window encodes the following:
- a CDS encoding polysaccharide deacetylase family protein: MITRRAFLAAGAAAAGSLALAGPSAAAQDPSAVAGQYARRVPTQWGMALPGIVTSIPARGRQLALTFDACRGGVDDALLDTLQRNNVPAVLFFNSRWIDQHPDRAAQLAANPLFEIGNHGTRHVPLSVTGRVAYGIAGTRSAAEVVDEVWGNQIKLTALTGRAPTWFRPGTAHYDDVAVQIVRDLGLQPLGFSVNGDCGATLSAARVRANVVGAQPGSIVISHMNRPGSGTAAGYAGAIADMRAAGWEFVRPA, translated from the coding sequence GTGATAACCAGACGCGCCTTCCTGGCTGCTGGGGCCGCAGCCGCCGGTTCGCTGGCGCTGGCCGGACCGAGCGCGGCCGCGCAGGATCCGAGCGCCGTCGCCGGGCAGTACGCGCGCCGGGTCCCGACCCAGTGGGGCATGGCGCTACCCGGGATCGTCACGTCGATCCCGGCGCGCGGGCGCCAACTGGCCCTGACGTTCGACGCCTGCCGCGGCGGTGTCGACGACGCGCTGCTCGACACGTTGCAGCGCAACAACGTGCCCGCGGTGCTGTTCTTCAACTCCCGCTGGATCGACCAGCACCCCGACCGTGCCGCGCAGTTGGCCGCGAACCCACTGTTCGAGATCGGCAACCACGGCACCAGGCACGTGCCGTTGTCGGTCACCGGCCGCGTCGCCTACGGCATCGCCGGCACGCGGTCGGCCGCCGAGGTGGTCGACGAGGTGTGGGGCAACCAGATCAAACTCACCGCCTTGACCGGCCGGGCGCCCACCTGGTTCCGGCCGGGCACCGCCCACTACGACGACGTGGCCGTGCAGATCGTGCGCGACCTCGGGTTGCAGCCGCTCGGCTTCAGCGTCAACGGCGATTGTGGCGCCACCTTGTCCGCCGCCCGCGTACGCGCGAATGTCGTTGGTGCGCAGCCTGGTTCCATCGTCATCTCCCACATGAACCGCCCGGGTTCGGGTACCGCCGCCGGCTACGCCGGTGCCATCGCCGACATGCGGGCGGCAGGATGGGAGTTCGTGCGACCCGCCTAG
- a CDS encoding M24 family metallopeptidase, protein MRAARLLDAQDKAAELFIAIEERGLIRPGVGERQVTDEIRDLAAEILGVTRHWHKRIVHGGENTLATARDNPPDRVIADDDIVFVDLGPLFEEWEADFGRTFVLGDDPRKLALRNDLPKVWDAARAHFESTPDITGAQLFDHVVELSRAAGWEFGGAIAGHLVGEFPHEKIRGHEIDSYVAPGSDLPMRRLDSQGRQCHWILEVHLVEPGRQFGGFQEELLDLRR, encoded by the coding sequence ATGCGGGCCGCGCGGCTTCTGGATGCCCAGGACAAGGCGGCGGAATTGTTCATCGCCATCGAAGAGCGTGGGTTGATCCGGCCCGGCGTCGGCGAGCGTCAGGTGACCGACGAGATCCGTGATCTGGCGGCCGAAATCCTCGGCGTCACGCGGCACTGGCACAAGCGGATCGTGCATGGCGGCGAGAACACGCTGGCGACCGCGCGGGACAACCCGCCCGACCGGGTGATCGCCGACGACGACATCGTGTTCGTCGACCTCGGCCCGCTTTTCGAGGAGTGGGAAGCCGACTTCGGCCGTACCTTCGTGCTCGGTGACGACCCACGAAAGCTGGCCTTGCGCAACGACTTACCGAAGGTTTGGGACGCGGCGCGGGCGCACTTCGAGTCGACTCCGGACATCACCGGCGCGCAGCTGTTCGATCACGTCGTCGAGTTGAGTCGAGCTGCCGGCTGGGAATTCGGCGGCGCGATCGCCGGACATCTCGTGGGGGAGTTCCCGCACGAGAAGATCCGCGGCCACGAGATCGACTCCTATGTGGCGCCCGGCTCGGACCTGCCGATGCGGCGCCTGGATTCCCAAGGGCGGCAATGCCATTGGATTCTCGAAGTGCACCTCGTCGAGCCGGGCCGGCAGTTCGGCGGATTCCAGGAGGAGTTATTGGACCTGCGGAGG